A single genomic interval of Staphylococcus hyicus harbors:
- the hisS gene encoding histidine--tRNA ligase has protein sequence MINIPRGTQDILPTDSPKWRYIESKLHQLMEIYNYQEIRTPIFESTELFARGVGDSTDVVQKEMYTFKDKGDRSITLRPEGTAATVRSYIENKMQGLPNQPVKLYYNGPMFRYERKQKGRYRQFNQFGIEAIGAENPSIDAEVLAMVMHIYQSFGLKHLKLVINSVGDAESRVEYQEALRAHFSPVIHTYCKDCQNRIETNPMRILDCKVDKDKPEMQTAPSITDYLNDYSKSYFDAVKAHLDRLGVPYVVDPNLVRGLDYYTHTAFELMIDNEDYTGAITTLCGGGRYNGLLELLGGPNQTGIGFALSIERLIMALEEEGIALPHTSQLDLFIATMGEEADNFAVKLLNDLRHEQIRVDKDYLSRKLKGQMKQADRLNAIYTIVLGDHELEANEVAIKHMATGESHTVKLNEIAQFINGGKVK, from the coding sequence ATGATTAATATTCCTCGTGGAACGCAAGATATATTACCAACTGACTCGCCCAAATGGCGTTATATTGAATCTAAGTTACATCAATTAATGGAAATATACAATTATCAAGAAATTAGAACACCTATTTTTGAAAGTACAGAGTTATTTGCAAGAGGTGTTGGAGATTCAACTGATGTTGTTCAAAAAGAGATGTATACCTTTAAGGATAAAGGTGATCGTAGTATTACTTTACGCCCTGAAGGTACTGCAGCAACAGTCAGAAGTTATATTGAAAACAAAATGCAAGGGTTACCAAATCAACCTGTGAAACTTTACTATAATGGACCGATGTTTCGTTATGAGAGAAAACAAAAGGGTCGTTACCGTCAATTTAATCAATTTGGAATTGAAGCGATTGGTGCTGAAAACCCAAGTATTGATGCAGAAGTACTCGCAATGGTAATGCATATTTATCAATCGTTCGGCTTAAAGCACTTAAAGCTTGTCATTAACAGTGTAGGCGATGCAGAATCACGTGTAGAGTATCAAGAGGCATTACGAGCACATTTTAGTCCCGTAATTCATACGTATTGTAAAGATTGTCAAAATCGTATTGAAACTAATCCTATGCGAATACTCGATTGTAAAGTCGACAAAGATAAGCCAGAAATGCAAACTGCCCCATCGATTACGGACTACTTAAATGATTATTCAAAATCTTATTTTGACGCAGTAAAAGCGCATTTAGATCGTTTAGGAGTTCCATATGTAGTTGATCCAAATCTTGTTCGCGGTCTAGACTATTATACACATACAGCGTTCGAATTAATGATAGACAATGAAGACTATACTGGGGCAATCACCACATTATGTGGCGGTGGGCGATACAATGGTTTACTTGAGCTATTAGGTGGGCCTAATCAAACTGGCATTGGTTTCGCATTAAGTATTGAGCGATTAATAATGGCCCTTGAAGAAGAAGGTATCGCGCTGCCACATACATCACAATTAGATTTATTTATCGCAACGATGGGTGAAGAAGCTGATAACTTTGCAGTGAAGTTGCTTAATGATTTGAGGCATGAACAAATTCGTGTAGATAAGGATTATTTATCGCGAAAATTAAAAGGTCAAATGAAGCAGGCTGATCGCCTCAATGCGATATATACAATTGTTTTAGGAGATCATGAACTTGAAGCAAATGAGGTTGCGATTAAACACATGGCTACGGGAGAAAGTCATACGGTTAAATTAAATGAAATAGCACAATTTATAAATGGAGGAAAAGTAAAATGA
- the aspS gene encoding aspartate--tRNA ligase — MTPRTTYCGFITESYLGQEVTLKGWVHNRRDLGGLIFVDVRDREGIVQVVFNPDFSKEALEVAERIRSEYVVEIKGTVTKRDAETVNPKIKTGQVEVQATEIKIINKSETPPFSINDENVNVDENIRLKYRYLDLRREEFARTFKLRHQTTQSIRRYLDAAGFYDIETPVLTKSTPEGARDYLVPSRVHEGEFYALPQSPQLFKQLLMMSGFDKYYQIVKCFRDEDLRADRQPEFTQVDIEMSFVEQEDVMQLGEHMLKAVMKDVKGITIDDAFPRMTYAEAMERYGSDKPDTRFGMELLDVSELAKVMDFKVFTSAVENGGQVKAIVVEQGADKYTRKDIDGLTEFVNIYGAKGLAWVKVVDEGLNGPIARFFETDHVEKLRALTDAKAGDLVLFVADTKDVVAQSLGALRVKLAKELNLLDPNQFNFLWVTDWPLLEYDDETNRYVAAHHPFTSPLPQDVDKLESAPETAQAQAYDIVLNGFELGGGSIRIHDGDIQSKMFKALGFTEESAQEQFGFLLDAFKYGAPPHGGIALGLDRLVMLLTGASNLRDTIAFPKTASATDLLTDAPSEVSTKQLDELALRIKH; from the coding sequence ATGACACCACGTACTACTTATTGTGGATTCATAACAGAATCATACTTAGGTCAAGAAGTTACATTGAAAGGATGGGTTCATAACCGCCGTGATTTAGGTGGGCTCATTTTCGTTGATGTACGTGATAGAGAGGGAATTGTACAAGTTGTATTTAATCCTGATTTTTCTAAAGAAGCGTTAGAAGTTGCAGAACGTATTCGTTCAGAATATGTCGTTGAAATTAAAGGAACAGTTACAAAAAGAGACGCTGAAACTGTAAACCCTAAAATTAAAACAGGACAAGTAGAAGTACAAGCAACAGAGATCAAAATTATAAATAAATCTGAAACACCACCATTTTCAATTAATGACGAAAACGTAAATGTTGATGAAAATATTCGCCTAAAATATCGTTATTTAGATTTACGTCGTGAGGAATTTGCACGTACGTTTAAACTACGACACCAAACCACTCAATCTATTCGTCGTTATTTAGATGCGGCAGGATTTTATGATATTGAAACACCTGTGTTGACAAAATCAACACCTGAAGGAGCTAGAGATTATCTTGTGCCTTCTCGTGTTCATGAAGGTGAATTTTATGCTTTACCTCAGTCACCGCAGTTGTTCAAACAACTTTTAATGATGAGTGGTTTTGACAAATATTACCAAATCGTAAAATGTTTCCGAGATGAAGACTTGCGAGCGGATCGCCAACCAGAATTTACGCAAGTCGATATTGAAATGAGTTTTGTTGAACAAGAAGATGTGATGCAACTTGGAGAGCATATGCTAAAAGCGGTCATGAAAGATGTAAAAGGCATAACTATTGACGATGCATTTCCTCGTATGACTTATGCGGAAGCGATGGAACGTTATGGTTCAGATAAACCTGATACACGTTTTGGTATGGAACTACTTGATGTGTCTGAACTTGCAAAGGTAATGGATTTTAAAGTATTTACAAGTGCAGTTGAAAATGGCGGTCAGGTGAAAGCGATTGTTGTCGAACAAGGTGCGGATAAATATACCCGAAAAGATATAGACGGCTTAACTGAATTTGTGAACATATATGGTGCAAAAGGTTTAGCATGGGTTAAAGTTGTAGATGAAGGTTTAAATGGTCCGATTGCAAGATTCTTTGAAACTGATCATGTTGAAAAATTACGTGCTTTAACAGATGCGAAAGCTGGAGATCTTGTATTATTTGTTGCAGATACAAAAGACGTCGTTGCACAAAGTTTAGGTGCATTACGTGTTAAATTGGCGAAAGAATTAAATTTACTTGATCCAAATCAATTTAATTTCTTATGGGTAACAGATTGGCCATTATTAGAATATGATGATGAAACAAATCGTTATGTTGCAGCGCATCACCCGTTTACTTCACCATTGCCACAAGATGTAGATAAATTAGAAAGTGCACCTGAAACAGCTCAAGCACAAGCCTATGATATTGTTCTTAACGGCTTTGAGCTAGGTGGTGGATCAATTCGTATCCACGATGGTGATATCCAATCTAAAATGTTTAAAGCATTAGGATTTACAGAAGAAAGTGCGCAAGAGCAATTTGGTTTCTTATTAGATGCGTTTAAATATGGTGCGCCACCTCATGGTGGAATTGCACTTGGTTTAGACCGCTTAGTAATGTTACTTACAGGGGCATCAAATTTACGTGATACGATTGCATTCCCTAAAACTGCATCTGCTACTGATTTGCTGACAGATGCGCCAAGTGAAGTATCAACGAAACAACTAGATGAATTAGCGTTACGTATTAAACATTAA
- a CDS encoding tRNA threonylcarbamoyladenosine dehydratase has protein sequence MKHQFSRNELAIGQEGLKLLEHTTVAVLGVGGVGSFAAEALARTNIGHIILIDKDDVDITNVNRQLHALTTTIGQSKVSLMEERIKQINPNCTVTSLHMFYTEETYEQLFNDYQIDYIVDASDTIIYKVHLMEQCLNRGIKIISSMGAANKIDPTRFQITDISKTHTDPIARVIRNQLKRKGIYRGIPVVFSDESPIVIRDEVKAVVGDANGKNRKAQMPPSSNAFVPSVVGLIMASYVCNDITRNIPLKRIKDK, from the coding sequence ATGAAGCATCAATTTTCAAGGAATGAATTAGCTATTGGTCAAGAAGGACTTAAATTATTAGAACATACAACTGTAGCCGTTTTAGGTGTCGGTGGCGTGGGTTCGTTTGCTGCGGAAGCACTTGCGAGAACGAATATTGGTCACATTATATTAATTGATAAAGATGATGTGGACATTACTAATGTAAATCGCCAATTACACGCATTAACAACAACGATTGGGCAGAGTAAAGTAAGTTTAATGGAAGAACGAATTAAACAAATTAATCCTAATTGTACTGTTACATCACTACATATGTTTTATACTGAAGAAACGTATGAGCAATTATTCAATGATTATCAAATTGATTACATTGTTGATGCTAGTGACACCATTATATATAAAGTCCATCTCATGGAACAATGTTTAAATCGTGGTATTAAAATAATCTCTAGTATGGGAGCAGCAAATAAAATAGATCCAACGCGTTTTCAAATTACTGATATTTCAAAAACGCACACAGATCCTATCGCTCGTGTTATTCGTAATCAACTTAAACGTAAAGGAATTTACAGAGGGATTCCTGTTGTATTTTCTGACGAAAGTCCTATTGTCATTCGGGATGAAGTTAAAGCTGTTGTCGGCGATGCAAATGGTAAAAACCGTAAAGCACAAATGCCACCATCATCAAATGCGTTTGTACCAAGCGTCGTTGGATTGATTATGGCAAGTTATGTATGCAATGATATAACACGCAATATTCCATTAAAACGTATAAAAGATAAATAA
- a CDS encoding replication-associated recombination protein A encodes MNTEPLASRMRPKTIDDVIGQSHLVGPNGIIRRMVNAKRLSSMIFYGPPGIGKTSIAQAIAGSTKFKFRQLNAVTHTKKDMQMIVDEAKMSGQVILLLDEIHRLDKAKQDFLLPHLENGKIVLIGATTSNPYHAINPAIRSRAQIFELYPLETEDIKQALNHALEDEERGLKSFDVHISDKAFEYFATQSQGDVRSALNALELAVLSDTETPPHITLQDAEDCLQRGAFLSDKDGDMHYDVMSAFQKSIRGSDVDAALHYLARLIQAGDLPTIARRLLVISYEDISLASPAAGQRTLAAIESAERLGFPEARIPLSQAVIELCLSPKSNTAIKSIDAALTDVRKGHVGQIPDHLKDGHYQGAKALGHAIGYKYPHDYENGYVKQQYLPELLKNKQYYQPKLTSKTEQQFKSIYDNLKK; translated from the coding sequence ATGAATACTGAACCGTTAGCATCTCGTATGAGACCTAAAACAATAGATGATGTTATTGGGCAAAGCCATTTAGTCGGTCCAAATGGTATTATTAGACGAATGGTAAATGCCAAACGTTTGTCATCAATGATATTTTATGGACCTCCCGGTATTGGAAAGACCAGTATTGCACAAGCTATCGCAGGCAGTACTAAGTTTAAATTTCGCCAATTAAATGCAGTTACTCATACAAAAAAAGATATGCAAATGATTGTAGATGAAGCTAAAATGTCTGGTCAAGTCATACTATTGCTAGACGAAATACATCGTTTAGATAAAGCAAAACAAGACTTTTTGTTACCACATTTAGAAAACGGAAAAATTGTCCTTATCGGTGCAACAACGTCTAATCCATATCATGCTATTAACCCAGCTATTCGTTCACGCGCTCAAATATTTGAGCTTTATCCTCTTGAGACAGAGGATATTAAACAAGCTTTAAATCATGCACTTGAAGATGAAGAACGCGGCTTAAAATCATTTGATGTACACATATCGGATAAAGCATTTGAATATTTTGCAACACAAAGCCAAGGAGACGTGCGTAGTGCCTTGAATGCATTAGAATTAGCGGTGTTAAGTGATACTGAAACACCACCTCACATCACGTTGCAAGATGCTGAAGATTGTTTACAACGTGGTGCCTTTCTAAGTGATAAAGATGGAGATATGCATTACGATGTGATGAGTGCCTTCCAAAAGTCAATCCGCGGCAGTGATGTTGATGCTGCATTACATTATTTAGCACGCTTAATCCAAGCAGGCGATCTGCCGACAATCGCAAGAAGACTACTTGTAATAAGTTATGAAGATATTAGTTTAGCTTCCCCTGCTGCTGGCCAACGCACGCTTGCCGCTATTGAATCTGCAGAACGCTTAGGTTTCCCAGAAGCAAGAATCCCATTAAGTCAAGCTGTGATTGAGCTGTGTTTATCTCCAAAATCAAATACAGCTATCAAATCTATCGATGCTGCTTTAACAGATGTTCGTAAAGGGCACGTAGGACAAATACCAGACCATTTAAAAGATGGTCACTACCAAGGTGCTAAAGCGTTAGGCCACGCAATCGGATACAAATACCCTCATGACTATGAAAATGGTTATGTTAAGCAACAATATTTACCGGAATTATTAAAAAACAAACAATATTACCAACCAAAATTAACTTCTAAAACGGAACAACAGTTTAAATCGATATATGATAATTTAAAAAAATAA
- the cymR gene encoding cysteine metabolism transcriptional regulator CymR, whose amino-acid sequence MKISTKGRYGLTLMIALAKRQGTGCVSLKTIAEENQLSDLYLEQLVGPLRNAGLIRSVRGARGGYELKMSADEITAGDIIRLLEGPITIVERMESESPAQQQLWIRMRDAVKDVLDQTTLKSLAEYQEKDHLEGYMFYI is encoded by the coding sequence ATGAAAATTTCAACAAAAGGAAGATATGGACTGACTTTGATGATTGCTTTAGCAAAGCGTCAAGGTACGGGGTGTGTCTCACTTAAGACCATAGCAGAAGAAAACCAATTAAGTGATTTATATTTAGAACAGCTCGTCGGTCCATTGCGCAATGCGGGTTTAATTCGCAGTGTACGTGGCGCTAGAGGCGGTTATGAATTGAAAATGTCTGCAGATGAAATTACTGCCGGAGATATTATACGTCTTCTAGAAGGACCTATTACAATTGTTGAGCGTATGGAATCAGAATCACCAGCCCAACAACAACTATGGATACGCATGCGAGACGCTGTGAAAGACGTTTTAGATCAGACAACGTTAAAGTCACTTGCTGAATATCAAGAAAAAGATCATTTAGAAGGATATATGTTTTATATTTAA
- a CDS encoding aldo/keto reductase, with amino-acid sequence MHTYTLNDGHILPALGFGTYKLNGIEGVNAIQNALKLGYRVLDTAYNYENEGVVGKAIERSKVAREDITIISKLPGRYQSYDDVFRTIEESIYRLGVEYIDIYLIHWPNPKQGLYVEAWKAMIAAKKAGRIRSIGVCNFLPEYIEELKRVTDVLPVLNQIELHPYFNQEEIMNYHQQNHILIQAWSPIGRDNGVMKEPLLYEIAKKYEKTVAQIILKWHLQRGIMPVPKASTFSRQLENFQIFDFNISENDMSLINGLSKTDGRRKGQDPSIYEEF; translated from the coding sequence GTGCATACATATACGTTAAATGATGGACACATTTTACCGGCTTTAGGATTTGGAACTTATAAATTAAATGGTATAGAAGGGGTGAACGCCATTCAAAATGCATTAAAGCTAGGCTATCGTGTATTAGATACCGCATATAATTATGAAAATGAGGGCGTCGTTGGTAAAGCAATCGAACGTAGTAAAGTGGCAAGAGAAGATATAACAATTATTTCTAAATTGCCTGGACGTTATCAATCATATGATGATGTTTTTCGTACGATTGAAGAAAGTATCTATCGTTTGGGTGTGGAATATATTGACATTTATTTAATCCATTGGCCAAATCCCAAACAAGGATTATATGTTGAAGCGTGGAAGGCCATGATTGCAGCAAAAAAAGCGGGACGCATTCGTTCCATAGGCGTATGCAATTTCTTACCAGAATATATCGAAGAATTGAAACGTGTAACTGACGTTTTACCTGTATTGAACCAAATAGAATTACACCCTTATTTTAATCAAGAGGAGATTATGAATTATCACCAACAAAATCATATTTTAATTCAAGCTTGGAGTCCTATCGGTCGAGATAATGGTGTGATGAAAGAACCACTTTTATATGAGATTGCAAAAAAGTATGAAAAAACAGTCGCTCAAATTATTCTAAAGTGGCATTTACAAAGAGGTATTATGCCTGTTCCGAAAGCAAGCACTTTTTCAAGACAACTTGAAAATTTTCAAATTTTCGATTTCAATATATCAGAAAATGATATGTCTCTGATTAACGGATTATCAAAAACAGATGGCAGACGTAAAGGTCAAGACCCATCTATTTATGAAGAATTTTAA
- a CDS encoding CsbD family protein, whose protein sequence is MSFDKGKMDQTKGTVKESVGKATNNESLENEGKQDKLSGKAKEKTEDAKNKVNDAIDNFKH, encoded by the coding sequence ATGTCATTCGATAAAGGTAAAATGGATCAAACTAAAGGAACTGTTAAAGAGTCTGTTGGTAAAGCTACAAATAATGAATCATTAGAAAATGAAGGCAAACAAGATAAACTTTCAGGAAAAGCAAAAGAAAAAACGGAAGATGCTAAGAACAAAGTGAATGATGCCATTGATAATTTTAAGCATTAA
- a CDS encoding LLM class flavin-dependent oxidoreductase: MSNQIHYSALNLVPIREGSNEKEAIEQMTALAQHLERLDYKRYWIAEHHNAPNLVSSATSLLIQHCLSQTHQMRIGSGGIMLPNHAPLVVAEQFGTLNLLYGDRIDLGLGRAPGTDMATASALRRDKHDGVYQFPEEVQQLLQYFGPETNQGYVKAIPAIDKHVPLYILGSSTDSAHVAARKGLPYVFAGHFAPQQMKEALSIYRELFEPSQHLKDPYIIICLNAILANSNEEANYLATTQAQVFASILSGRMQKLQPPVQNLNEILSSRVIALAQERIAGSLIGDKETVKEKINTFISQYGEINEIMTVSYIFDTSLQHRSYQYFKEVMDDINK, from the coding sequence ATGTCAAATCAAATTCATTATTCAGCGTTAAATTTAGTTCCTATTCGGGAAGGATCAAATGAAAAAGAAGCTATTGAACAGATGACCGCATTGGCGCAACACTTAGAACGTCTTGACTATAAAAGGTATTGGATTGCCGAACATCATAATGCACCAAATTTAGTGAGTTCCGCAACGTCTTTATTAATTCAACATTGTTTAAGTCAAACACATCAAATGAGAATTGGCTCAGGTGGGATTATGTTACCAAACCATGCGCCTTTGGTTGTCGCTGAACAATTTGGGACTTTAAATTTACTTTATGGGGATCGTATCGATCTTGGGCTTGGTCGCGCCCCAGGTACAGATATGGCTACTGCGAGCGCCTTACGTCGTGACAAACATGATGGTGTGTATCAATTCCCAGAAGAAGTACAACAACTTTTACAATACTTTGGTCCTGAAACAAATCAAGGGTATGTCAAAGCTATTCCTGCTATTGATAAACATGTACCATTATATATATTGGGATCTTCGACAGATTCTGCACATGTCGCTGCACGTAAAGGTTTACCATATGTATTTGCGGGTCACTTTGCGCCACAACAAATGAAAGAGGCACTTTCAATTTATCGAGAGTTATTTGAACCATCTCAACATTTAAAGGACCCTTATATTATCATCTGTCTTAATGCAATTTTAGCTAATTCTAACGAAGAAGCTAATTACCTTGCTACCACGCAAGCGCAAGTTTTTGCAAGCATTTTAAGTGGTCGTATGCAAAAATTGCAACCACCTGTGCAGAATTTAAACGAAATATTATCATCTCGCGTTATAGCTTTAGCTCAAGAACGTATTGCAGGTTCACTTATTGGAGATAAAGAGACTGTTAAAGAAAAGATAAACACGTTTATATCACAATATGGAGAAATTAACGAAATTATGACTGTGAGTTATATATTTGATACATCATTGCAACACCGTTCATATCAATATTTTAAAGAAGTCATGGATGACATTAATAAATAA
- a CDS encoding cysteine desulfurase family protein has product MGVYADYAATTPVKPEVIEAMTKIYETHYGNPSSIHAQGRDARRFLDESRRNVAQLLNANTNEIIFTSGATESNNTAIKGIALANQAKGKHLITTKIEHHSVLHVFEFLESQGFEVTYLNVDENGLIDLEQLKHALRSDTTLVSIMFVNNEVGTVQHIYDIQDILTHHTAYFHMDAVQAIGHLPVDVKDLKVDALSLTAHKFGGPKGVGVLYIKSGTKILYHQQGGEQETKRRAGTENVPQIVGLATALKLAEDHRDENQIYITRLKELLLVSLQERAIPFEYNGSMIDSSNHIINIYFPFIDVETLLTLLDMAQIYVSSGSACTAGSTIPSHVLSAMYGDQHRVTHSIRISINENVSERDIKTIVAEIQKIYLKFKEESH; this is encoded by the coding sequence ATGGGTGTATATGCTGATTATGCTGCGACAACGCCAGTGAAACCTGAAGTCATTGAAGCCATGACAAAAATATACGAAACACATTATGGAAACCCATCATCTATCCACGCACAAGGTCGTGACGCGAGACGTTTCTTAGATGAATCAAGACGCAATGTGGCACAACTATTAAATGCAAATACGAATGAAATTATTTTTACGAGCGGTGCAACAGAATCAAACAACACAGCTATAAAAGGTATTGCTTTGGCAAACCAAGCTAAAGGAAAGCATTTAATTACGACGAAAATAGAACACCACTCAGTTCTTCACGTATTTGAATTTTTAGAGTCACAAGGCTTCGAAGTGACATATTTAAATGTTGATGAAAATGGATTAATTGATTTAGAACAATTAAAACATGCGTTAAGGTCTGACACTACACTTGTCTCTATCATGTTTGTTAACAATGAAGTGGGGACCGTTCAGCACATTTATGATATTCAGGATATTCTAACTCACCATACAGCCTATTTTCATATGGACGCCGTACAGGCCATTGGTCATTTACCAGTTGATGTGAAAGATTTAAAAGTAGATGCATTAAGCTTAACTGCGCATAAATTTGGGGGCCCTAAAGGTGTGGGCGTATTGTATATTAAAAGCGGAACTAAAATTTTATATCATCAACAAGGTGGAGAACAAGAAACAAAACGACGTGCTGGAACAGAAAATGTGCCTCAAATTGTTGGTTTAGCAACTGCACTGAAATTAGCTGAGGACCACCGTGACGAAAATCAAATCTACATTACACGGTTAAAAGAATTATTACTTGTAAGTTTACAAGAACGCGCTATTCCATTTGAATATAATGGCTCCATGATAGATAGCTCGAACCATATTATCAATATATATTTCCCGTTTATAGATGTTGAAACGCTACTGACGTTGCTAGATATGGCACAAATTTATGTTTCCTCTGGATCGGCGTGTACAGCAGGCTCTACGATTCCATCGCATGTGCTATCTGCAATGTATGGTGACCAACATCGTGTGACACATTCTATTCGGATCAGTATAAATGAAAATGTGAGTGAACGCGATATTAAAACGATTGTAGCAGAGATTCAAAAAATTTATTTAAAGTTTAAGGAGGAATCACATTGA